One window of Scyliorhinus canicula chromosome 28, sScyCan1.1, whole genome shotgun sequence genomic DNA carries:
- the LOC119958111 gene encoding leucine-rich repeat flightless-interacting protein 1-like isoform X3, producing MFAAIELYQMRSPPGQSVESNPLPCLMIDTTSRDQAPGHADAKFNARKASFAEAKEACVKKMVRQQQEVDELLEKQAADQDILEDLEEKYIDAVHSIDHLETEKTLLVYEVERLRDMLESTEEELAELHRKNTQLHRELETEKVAKHLLQQEINCMMGQLEERENGQDTETVATENMDEDIQSNFKYQENRDAKIMKLKSDEEEKRSLEKLQGSATFQDAEVKHSANSFETKSNRLLKMKTIASSIGDIYQLGRMNLFTQQCAIDTCVDGSTGLIEDNEDITVGEKVNHIHRYVTERDQSNTVMEGCGSEALEQLELGSEKKDTESTNCKEKEQNKLMLEVSDVTSAETGHKWEINEKKSERNEPGTGEEVSTEEYLSNRVEREARKRLEEEKEIMTEMCGNVGTVREKPLAAWRTMTEDLKMSLTQDHKMATGESSWEVTKEKNREMLASEISDKNMEMDNEAEETECGGEELVGGIESAPVKWAESGQEGEEIIKPFQCVKETVSNLVKDGDSGNLKQDMWLDKDEEHGKEVLVAEAQSQRDKEELEDESLVKMDAQLQVSMNKVNEGGDSGTREGENIKEKVNPREDLSQRDNKKRNETCLHLDMREQKTVMDGNAHLEGEETRTESGQETGGKERGPFDLLEQLFKSIVTRQKSFSGREPKMNNADGCKGETDWEREDEIKEQDEVYVLAKQEQHGRKGDEGVESTGGGIEGKKNDEQCQGGLIDGGLVLTLPEGNKAMSQLIEEAERVAADLFDEEMHVAAESIASELKMDTPVQESKPKTAEDLEGATTDDVEFRENLNSTESTKWNIKQKEACRAS from the exons GTAGACGAGTTATTAGAAAAACAAGCTGCTGATCAG GACATCCTAGAAGACCTTGAAGAGAAGTACATAGATGCAGTTCACTCGATTGACCATTTGGAAACGGAGAAGACTTTACTTGTGTATGAGGTGGAGCGGCTGAGGGACATGCTagagagcacagaggaggagCTGGCAGAACTCCATAGAAAAAACACACAACTACACCGG GAACTGGAGACGGAGAAAGTTGCCAAGCATTTATTGCAGCAGGAGATTAATTGCATGATGGGGCAGTTAGAGGAGAGAGAGAACGGCCAG GACACTGAAACAGTTGCCACTGAGAATATGGATGAAGATATTCAGAGCAACTTCAAAtatcaggagaatagggatgccAAGATAATGAAGTTGAAGTCTGACGAAGAGGAGAAGCGCAGTCTGGAGAAACTTCAGGGCTCAGCAACCTTTCAAGATGCAGAGGTGAAACATTCAGCAAACAGCTTTGAAACCAAATCCAACAGGCTGCTAAAAATGAAAACAATTGCATCTTCCATTGGAGATATCTATCAATTGGGAAGGATGAACCTATTCACACAACAGTGTGCAATTGATACATGTGTGGACGGATCTACTGGTCTGATTGAGGATAATGAAGATATAACGGTTGGAGAAaaagtgaatcacattcaccgttATGTGACCGAGAGAGACCAATCAAATACAGTTATGGAAGGCTGTGGAAGTGAAGCTTTAGAACAGTTGGAATTGGGGAGTGAAAAAAAAGACACAGAATCTACCAACTGCAAGGAGAAAGAACAGAACAAGCTAATGTTGGAGGTAAGTGACGTTACTTCAGCGGAAACTGGACACAAATGGGAAATTAATGAAAAGAAAAGTGAGAGAAATGAGCCTGGAACAGGAGAGGAAGTATCCACTGAAGAATATTTGAGTAACCGAGTGGAAAGGGAAGCAAGAAAGCGACTTGAAGAGGAGAAAGAAATAATGACGGAAATGTGTGGAAACGTGGGGACAGTCCGAGAGAAACCTCTGGCAGCCTGGAGAACCATGACAGAGGATCTTAAAATGAGTTTGACACAAGACCACAAAATGGCCACTGGAGAGTCCAGTTGGGAGGTAACTAAAGAGAAGAATAGAGAAATGTTAGCTTCAGAAATTAGTGACAAAAACATGGAAATGGATAATGAGGCTGAAGAAACCGAATGTGGAGGAGAGGAACTGGTTGGTGGAATTGAGAGCGCTCCGGTTAAATGGGCGGAGAGTGGTCAAGAGGGAGAGGAGATCATCAAACCGTTTCAATGCGTGAAGGAAACCGTTTCAAACCTTGTGAAAGATGGCGATTCTGGAAACCTGAAACAGGACATGTGGCTGGACAAGGATGAAGAGCATGGAAAGGAGGTACTTGTGGCTGAAGCTCAGAGTCAAAGAGATAAGGAAGAGTTGGAAGATGAAAGTCTTGTGAAGATGGATGCACAGCTACAAGTATCtatgaataaagtaaatgaagGAGGGGACAGCGGaacaagagagggagagaatatCAAAGAAAAAGTAAATCCAAGAGAAGACCTATCTCAAAGGGACaataaaaaaaggaatgaaacatgTCTGCATTTAGACATGAGGGAGCAGAAAACAGTAATGGATGGGAATGCACACCTAGAAGGGGAGGAAACACGGACTGAAAGTGGACAAGAAACTGGTGGGAAGGAAAGGGGGCCATTTGACTTGTTGGAGCAACTGTTTAAAAGTATAGTGACACGACAGAAGAGTTTCTCAGGCAGAGAGCCGAAAATGAACAATGCTGATGGTTGCAAGGGCGAGACAGACTGGGAAAGAGAAGATGAAATCAAAGAACAAGATGAAGTATATGTACTCGCAAAGCAAGAGCAGCATGGGAGAAAAGGGGACGAAGGGGTAGAATCAACaggtggtgggattgagggaaaaAAGAATGATGAACAGTGTCAGGGGGGGCTAATCGATGGCGGACTCGTGCTGACACTCCCTGAAGGAAACAAAGCAATGTCACAACTCATTGAGGAAGCTGAAAGAGTTGCAGCGGATCTATTCGATGAGGAAATGCATGTTGCAGCAGAAAGCATTGCATCTGAACTGAAAATGGACACGCCCGTTCAAGAAAGCAAACCCAAGACTGCAGAAGATCTTGAGGGAGCAACAACTGATGATGTAGAGTTTAGggaaaatttaaattccaccgagAGCACCAAGTGGAACATTAAACAAAAAGAAGCATGCCGGGCTTCATAA
- the LOC119958111 gene encoding leucine-rich repeat flightless-interacting protein 1-like isoform X2 has protein sequence MFAAIELYQMRSPPGQSVESNPLPCLMIDTTSRDQAPGHADAKFNARKASFAEAKEACVKKMVRQQQEVDELLGKQAADQDILEDLEEKYIDAVHSIDHLETEKTLLVYEVERLRDMLESTEEELAELHRKNTQLHRELETEKVAKHLLQQEINCMMGQLEERENGQDTETVATENMDEDIQSNFKYQENRDAKIMKLKSDEEEKRSLEKLQGSATFQDAEVKHSANSFETKSNRLLKMKTIASSIGDIYQLGRMNLFTQQCAIDTCVDGSTGLIEDNEDITVGEKVNHIHRYVTERDQSNTVMEGCGSEALEQLELGSEKKDTESTNCKEKEQNKLMLEVSDVTSAETGHKWEINEKKSERNEPGTGEEVSTEEYLSNRVEREARKRLEEEKEIMTEMCGNVGTVREKPLAAWRTMTEDLKMSLTQDHKMATGESSWEVTKEKNREMLASEISDKNMEMDNEAEETECGGEELVGGIESAPVKWAESGQEGEEIIKPFQCVKETVSNLVKDGDSGNLKQDMWLDKDEEHGKEVLVAEAQSQRDKEELEDESLVKMDAQLQVSMNKVNEGGDSGTREGENIKEKVNPREDLSQRDNKKRNETCLHLDMREQKTVMDGNAHLEGEETRTESGQETGGKERGPFDLLEQLFKSIVTRQKSFSGREPKMNNADGCKGETDWEREDEIKEQDEVYVLAKQEQHGRKGDEGVESTGGGIEGKKNDEQCQGGLIDGGLVLTLPEGNKAMSQLIEEAERVAADLFDEEMHVAAESIASELKMDTPVQESKPKTAEDLEGATTDDVEFRENLNSTESTKWNIKQKEACRAS, from the exons GTAGACGAGTTATTAGGAAAACAAGCTGCTGATCAG GACATCCTAGAAGACCTTGAAGAGAAGTACATAGATGCAGTTCACTCGATTGACCATTTGGAAACGGAGAAGACTTTACTTGTGTATGAGGTGGAGCGGCTGAGGGACATGCTagagagcacagaggaggagCTGGCAGAACTCCATAGAAAAAACACACAACTACACCGG GAACTGGAGACGGAGAAAGTTGCCAAGCATTTATTGCAGCAGGAGATTAATTGCATGATGGGGCAGTTAGAGGAGAGAGAGAACGGCCAG GACACTGAAACAGTTGCCACTGAGAATATGGATGAAGATATTCAGAGCAACTTCAAAtatcaggagaatagggatgccAAGATAATGAAGTTGAAGTCTGACGAAGAGGAGAAGCGCAGTCTGGAGAAACTTCAGGGCTCAGCAACCTTTCAAGATGCAGAGGTGAAACATTCAGCAAACAGCTTTGAAACCAAATCCAACAGGCTGCTAAAAATGAAAACAATTGCATCTTCCATTGGAGATATCTATCAATTGGGAAGGATGAACCTATTCACACAACAGTGTGCAATTGATACATGTGTGGACGGATCTACTGGTCTGATTGAGGATAATGAAGATATAACGGTTGGAGAAaaagtgaatcacattcaccgttATGTGACCGAGAGAGACCAATCAAATACAGTTATGGAAGGCTGTGGAAGTGAAGCTTTAGAACAGTTGGAATTGGGGAGTGAAAAAAAAGACACAGAATCTACCAACTGCAAGGAGAAAGAACAGAACAAGCTAATGTTGGAGGTAAGTGACGTTACTTCAGCGGAAACTGGACACAAATGGGAAATTAATGAAAAGAAAAGTGAGAGAAATGAGCCTGGAACAGGAGAGGAAGTATCCACTGAAGAATATTTGAGTAACCGAGTGGAAAGGGAAGCAAGAAAGCGACTTGAAGAGGAGAAAGAAATAATGACGGAAATGTGTGGAAACGTGGGGACAGTCCGAGAGAAACCTCTGGCAGCCTGGAGAACCATGACAGAGGATCTTAAAATGAGTTTGACACAAGACCACAAAATGGCCACTGGAGAGTCCAGTTGGGAGGTAACTAAAGAGAAGAATAGAGAAATGTTAGCTTCAGAAATTAGTGACAAAAACATGGAAATGGATAATGAGGCTGAAGAAACCGAATGTGGAGGAGAGGAACTGGTTGGTGGAATTGAGAGCGCTCCGGTTAAATGGGCGGAGAGTGGTCAAGAGGGAGAGGAGATCATCAAACCGTTTCAATGCGTGAAGGAAACCGTTTCAAACCTTGTGAAAGATGGCGATTCTGGAAACCTGAAACAGGACATGTGGCTGGACAAGGATGAAGAGCATGGAAAGGAGGTACTTGTGGCTGAAGCTCAGAGTCAAAGAGATAAGGAAGAGTTGGAAGATGAAAGTCTTGTGAAGATGGATGCACAGCTACAAGTATCtatgaataaagtaaatgaagGAGGGGACAGCGGaacaagagagggagagaatatCAAAGAAAAAGTAAATCCAAGAGAAGACCTATCTCAAAGGGACaataaaaaaaggaatgaaacatgTCTGCATTTAGACATGAGGGAGCAGAAAACAGTAATGGATGGGAATGCACACCTAGAAGGGGAGGAAACACGGACTGAAAGTGGACAAGAAACTGGTGGGAAGGAAAGGGGGCCATTTGACTTGTTGGAGCAACTGTTTAAAAGTATAGTGACACGACAGAAGAGTTTCTCAGGCAGAGAGCCGAAAATGAACAATGCTGATGGTTGCAAGGGCGAGACAGACTGGGAAAGAGAAGATGAAATCAAAGAACAAGATGAAGTATATGTACTCGCAAAGCAAGAGCAGCATGGGAGAAAAGGGGACGAAGGGGTAGAATCAACaggtggtgggattgagggaaaaAAGAATGATGAACAGTGTCAGGGGGGGCTAATCGATGGCGGACTCGTGCTGACACTCCCTGAAGGAAACAAAGCAATGTCACAACTCATTGAGGAAGCTGAAAGAGTTGCAGCGGATCTATTCGATGAGGAAATGCATGTTGCAGCAGAAAGCATTGCATCTGAACTGAAAATGGACACGCCCGTTCAAGAAAGCAAACCCAAGACTGCAGAAGATCTTGAGGGAGCAACAACTGATGATGTAGAGTTTAGggaaaatttaaattccaccgagAGCACCAAGTGGAACATTAAACAAAAAGAAGCATGCCGGGCTTCATAA
- the LOC119958111 gene encoding leucine-rich repeat flightless-interacting protein 1-like isoform X4, with protein MFAAIELYQMRSPPGQSVESNPLPCLMIDTTSRDQAPGHADAKFNARKASFAEAKEACVKKMVRQQQEVDELLGKQAADQVDELLEKQAADQDILEDLEEKYIDAVHSIDHLETEKTLLVYEVERLRDMLESTEEELAELHRKNTQLHRDTETVATENMDEDIQSNFKYQENRDAKIMKLKSDEEEKRSLEKLQGSATFQDAEVKHSANSFETKSNRLLKMKTIASSIGDIYQLGRMNLFTQQCAIDTCVDGSTGLIEDNEDITVGEKVNHIHRYVTERDQSNTVMEGCGSEALEQLELGSEKKDTESTNCKEKEQNKLMLEVSDVTSAETGHKWEINEKKSERNEPGTGEEVSTEEYLSNRVEREARKRLEEEKEIMTEMCGNVGTVREKPLAAWRTMTEDLKMSLTQDHKMATGESSWEVTKEKNREMLASEISDKNMEMDNEAEETECGGEELVGGIESAPVKWAESGQEGEEIIKPFQCVKETVSNLVKDGDSGNLKQDMWLDKDEEHGKEVLVAEAQSQRDKEELEDESLVKMDAQLQVSMNKVNEGGDSGTREGENIKEKVNPREDLSQRDNKKRNETCLHLDMREQKTVMDGNAHLEGEETRTESGQETGGKERGPFDLLEQLFKSIVTRQKSFSGREPKMNNADGCKGETDWEREDEIKEQDEVYVLAKQEQHGRKGDEGVESTGGGIEGKKNDEQCQGGLIDGGLVLTLPEGNKAMSQLIEEAERVAADLFDEEMHVAAESIASELKMDTPVQESKPKTAEDLEGATTDDVEFRENLNSTESTKWNIKQKEACRAS; from the exons GTAGACGAGTTATTAGGAAAACAAGCTGCTGATCAG GTAGACGAGTTATTAGAAAAACAAGCTGCTGATCAG GACATCCTAGAAGACCTTGAAGAGAAGTACATAGATGCAGTTCACTCGATTGACCATTTGGAAACGGAGAAGACTTTACTTGTGTATGAGGTGGAGCGGCTGAGGGACATGCTagagagcacagaggaggagCTGGCAGAACTCCATAGAAAAAACACACAACTACACCGG GACACTGAAACAGTTGCCACTGAGAATATGGATGAAGATATTCAGAGCAACTTCAAAtatcaggagaatagggatgccAAGATAATGAAGTTGAAGTCTGACGAAGAGGAGAAGCGCAGTCTGGAGAAACTTCAGGGCTCAGCAACCTTTCAAGATGCAGAGGTGAAACATTCAGCAAACAGCTTTGAAACCAAATCCAACAGGCTGCTAAAAATGAAAACAATTGCATCTTCCATTGGAGATATCTATCAATTGGGAAGGATGAACCTATTCACACAACAGTGTGCAATTGATACATGTGTGGACGGATCTACTGGTCTGATTGAGGATAATGAAGATATAACGGTTGGAGAAaaagtgaatcacattcaccgttATGTGACCGAGAGAGACCAATCAAATACAGTTATGGAAGGCTGTGGAAGTGAAGCTTTAGAACAGTTGGAATTGGGGAGTGAAAAAAAAGACACAGAATCTACCAACTGCAAGGAGAAAGAACAGAACAAGCTAATGTTGGAGGTAAGTGACGTTACTTCAGCGGAAACTGGACACAAATGGGAAATTAATGAAAAGAAAAGTGAGAGAAATGAGCCTGGAACAGGAGAGGAAGTATCCACTGAAGAATATTTGAGTAACCGAGTGGAAAGGGAAGCAAGAAAGCGACTTGAAGAGGAGAAAGAAATAATGACGGAAATGTGTGGAAACGTGGGGACAGTCCGAGAGAAACCTCTGGCAGCCTGGAGAACCATGACAGAGGATCTTAAAATGAGTTTGACACAAGACCACAAAATGGCCACTGGAGAGTCCAGTTGGGAGGTAACTAAAGAGAAGAATAGAGAAATGTTAGCTTCAGAAATTAGTGACAAAAACATGGAAATGGATAATGAGGCTGAAGAAACCGAATGTGGAGGAGAGGAACTGGTTGGTGGAATTGAGAGCGCTCCGGTTAAATGGGCGGAGAGTGGTCAAGAGGGAGAGGAGATCATCAAACCGTTTCAATGCGTGAAGGAAACCGTTTCAAACCTTGTGAAAGATGGCGATTCTGGAAACCTGAAACAGGACATGTGGCTGGACAAGGATGAAGAGCATGGAAAGGAGGTACTTGTGGCTGAAGCTCAGAGTCAAAGAGATAAGGAAGAGTTGGAAGATGAAAGTCTTGTGAAGATGGATGCACAGCTACAAGTATCtatgaataaagtaaatgaagGAGGGGACAGCGGaacaagagagggagagaatatCAAAGAAAAAGTAAATCCAAGAGAAGACCTATCTCAAAGGGACaataaaaaaaggaatgaaacatgTCTGCATTTAGACATGAGGGAGCAGAAAACAGTAATGGATGGGAATGCACACCTAGAAGGGGAGGAAACACGGACTGAAAGTGGACAAGAAACTGGTGGGAAGGAAAGGGGGCCATTTGACTTGTTGGAGCAACTGTTTAAAAGTATAGTGACACGACAGAAGAGTTTCTCAGGCAGAGAGCCGAAAATGAACAATGCTGATGGTTGCAAGGGCGAGACAGACTGGGAAAGAGAAGATGAAATCAAAGAACAAGATGAAGTATATGTACTCGCAAAGCAAGAGCAGCATGGGAGAAAAGGGGACGAAGGGGTAGAATCAACaggtggtgggattgagggaaaaAAGAATGATGAACAGTGTCAGGGGGGGCTAATCGATGGCGGACTCGTGCTGACACTCCCTGAAGGAAACAAAGCAATGTCACAACTCATTGAGGAAGCTGAAAGAGTTGCAGCGGATCTATTCGATGAGGAAATGCATGTTGCAGCAGAAAGCATTGCATCTGAACTGAAAATGGACACGCCCGTTCAAGAAAGCAAACCCAAGACTGCAGAAGATCTTGAGGGAGCAACAACTGATGATGTAGAGTTTAGggaaaatttaaattccaccgagAGCACCAAGTGGAACATTAAACAAAAAGAAGCATGCCGGGCTTCATAA
- the LOC119958111 gene encoding leucine-rich repeat flightless-interacting protein 1-like isoform X1 yields MFAAIELYQMRSPPGQSVESNPLPCLMIDTTSRDQAPGHADAKFNARKASFAEAKEACVKKMVRQQQEVDELLGKQAADQVDELLEKQAADQDILEDLEEKYIDAVHSIDHLETEKTLLVYEVERLRDMLESTEEELAELHRKNTQLHRELETEKVAKHLLQQEINCMMGQLEERENGQDTETVATENMDEDIQSNFKYQENRDAKIMKLKSDEEEKRSLEKLQGSATFQDAEVKHSANSFETKSNRLLKMKTIASSIGDIYQLGRMNLFTQQCAIDTCVDGSTGLIEDNEDITVGEKVNHIHRYVTERDQSNTVMEGCGSEALEQLELGSEKKDTESTNCKEKEQNKLMLEVSDVTSAETGHKWEINEKKSERNEPGTGEEVSTEEYLSNRVEREARKRLEEEKEIMTEMCGNVGTVREKPLAAWRTMTEDLKMSLTQDHKMATGESSWEVTKEKNREMLASEISDKNMEMDNEAEETECGGEELVGGIESAPVKWAESGQEGEEIIKPFQCVKETVSNLVKDGDSGNLKQDMWLDKDEEHGKEVLVAEAQSQRDKEELEDESLVKMDAQLQVSMNKVNEGGDSGTREGENIKEKVNPREDLSQRDNKKRNETCLHLDMREQKTVMDGNAHLEGEETRTESGQETGGKERGPFDLLEQLFKSIVTRQKSFSGREPKMNNADGCKGETDWEREDEIKEQDEVYVLAKQEQHGRKGDEGVESTGGGIEGKKNDEQCQGGLIDGGLVLTLPEGNKAMSQLIEEAERVAADLFDEEMHVAAESIASELKMDTPVQESKPKTAEDLEGATTDDVEFRENLNSTESTKWNIKQKEACRAS; encoded by the exons GTAGACGAGTTATTAGGAAAACAAGCTGCTGATCAG GTAGACGAGTTATTAGAAAAACAAGCTGCTGATCAG GACATCCTAGAAGACCTTGAAGAGAAGTACATAGATGCAGTTCACTCGATTGACCATTTGGAAACGGAGAAGACTTTACTTGTGTATGAGGTGGAGCGGCTGAGGGACATGCTagagagcacagaggaggagCTGGCAGAACTCCATAGAAAAAACACACAACTACACCGG GAACTGGAGACGGAGAAAGTTGCCAAGCATTTATTGCAGCAGGAGATTAATTGCATGATGGGGCAGTTAGAGGAGAGAGAGAACGGCCAG GACACTGAAACAGTTGCCACTGAGAATATGGATGAAGATATTCAGAGCAACTTCAAAtatcaggagaatagggatgccAAGATAATGAAGTTGAAGTCTGACGAAGAGGAGAAGCGCAGTCTGGAGAAACTTCAGGGCTCAGCAACCTTTCAAGATGCAGAGGTGAAACATTCAGCAAACAGCTTTGAAACCAAATCCAACAGGCTGCTAAAAATGAAAACAATTGCATCTTCCATTGGAGATATCTATCAATTGGGAAGGATGAACCTATTCACACAACAGTGTGCAATTGATACATGTGTGGACGGATCTACTGGTCTGATTGAGGATAATGAAGATATAACGGTTGGAGAAaaagtgaatcacattcaccgttATGTGACCGAGAGAGACCAATCAAATACAGTTATGGAAGGCTGTGGAAGTGAAGCTTTAGAACAGTTGGAATTGGGGAGTGAAAAAAAAGACACAGAATCTACCAACTGCAAGGAGAAAGAACAGAACAAGCTAATGTTGGAGGTAAGTGACGTTACTTCAGCGGAAACTGGACACAAATGGGAAATTAATGAAAAGAAAAGTGAGAGAAATGAGCCTGGAACAGGAGAGGAAGTATCCACTGAAGAATATTTGAGTAACCGAGTGGAAAGGGAAGCAAGAAAGCGACTTGAAGAGGAGAAAGAAATAATGACGGAAATGTGTGGAAACGTGGGGACAGTCCGAGAGAAACCTCTGGCAGCCTGGAGAACCATGACAGAGGATCTTAAAATGAGTTTGACACAAGACCACAAAATGGCCACTGGAGAGTCCAGTTGGGAGGTAACTAAAGAGAAGAATAGAGAAATGTTAGCTTCAGAAATTAGTGACAAAAACATGGAAATGGATAATGAGGCTGAAGAAACCGAATGTGGAGGAGAGGAACTGGTTGGTGGAATTGAGAGCGCTCCGGTTAAATGGGCGGAGAGTGGTCAAGAGGGAGAGGAGATCATCAAACCGTTTCAATGCGTGAAGGAAACCGTTTCAAACCTTGTGAAAGATGGCGATTCTGGAAACCTGAAACAGGACATGTGGCTGGACAAGGATGAAGAGCATGGAAAGGAGGTACTTGTGGCTGAAGCTCAGAGTCAAAGAGATAAGGAAGAGTTGGAAGATGAAAGTCTTGTGAAGATGGATGCACAGCTACAAGTATCtatgaataaagtaaatgaagGAGGGGACAGCGGaacaagagagggagagaatatCAAAGAAAAAGTAAATCCAAGAGAAGACCTATCTCAAAGGGACaataaaaaaaggaatgaaacatgTCTGCATTTAGACATGAGGGAGCAGAAAACAGTAATGGATGGGAATGCACACCTAGAAGGGGAGGAAACACGGACTGAAAGTGGACAAGAAACTGGTGGGAAGGAAAGGGGGCCATTTGACTTGTTGGAGCAACTGTTTAAAAGTATAGTGACACGACAGAAGAGTTTCTCAGGCAGAGAGCCGAAAATGAACAATGCTGATGGTTGCAAGGGCGAGACAGACTGGGAAAGAGAAGATGAAATCAAAGAACAAGATGAAGTATATGTACTCGCAAAGCAAGAGCAGCATGGGAGAAAAGGGGACGAAGGGGTAGAATCAACaggtggtgggattgagggaaaaAAGAATGATGAACAGTGTCAGGGGGGGCTAATCGATGGCGGACTCGTGCTGACACTCCCTGAAGGAAACAAAGCAATGTCACAACTCATTGAGGAAGCTGAAAGAGTTGCAGCGGATCTATTCGATGAGGAAATGCATGTTGCAGCAGAAAGCATTGCATCTGAACTGAAAATGGACACGCCCGTTCAAGAAAGCAAACCCAAGACTGCAGAAGATCTTGAGGGAGCAACAACTGATGATGTAGAGTTTAGggaaaatttaaattccaccgagAGCACCAAGTGGAACATTAAACAAAAAGAAGCATGCCGGGCTTCATAA